One genomic region from Spirosoma sp. KCTC 42546 encodes:
- a CDS encoding SDR family oxidoreductase — MADSTKTALITGGSKGIGYGIAEVLINEGIKVAITSRSSVAAELAAAKLNEIKPGYALGVAADVRDLASQQKAVETILSQWGQLDYVIANAGVGHFAPIQELTPEQWHETIDINLTGVFYTAKATLNALKKSEGYFITIASLAGTNFFENGAAYNASKFGLVGFTQAVMLDLRKEGIKVSTIMPGSVATYFNDHQPSDKDAWKIQPEDIGQIVSDLLKMNPRTLPSKIEVRPTRPGGK; from the coding sequence ATGGCAGATAGTACAAAAACAGCCCTTATTACAGGCGGATCGAAAGGCATTGGCTACGGCATTGCCGAAGTGTTAATTAACGAAGGTATCAAGGTTGCCATTACCAGTCGCTCATCGGTAGCCGCTGAGTTAGCAGCCGCGAAATTGAATGAAATTAAGCCGGGTTATGCGCTCGGTGTAGCCGCCGATGTGCGTGATCTGGCATCGCAGCAGAAAGCGGTAGAGACTATTTTAAGCCAATGGGGACAACTGGACTATGTAATTGCCAATGCAGGCGTAGGTCACTTTGCTCCCATCCAGGAACTCACCCCCGAACAATGGCACGAAACCATCGACATCAACCTGACCGGCGTTTTTTACACCGCTAAGGCCACGCTGAATGCGTTGAAAAAATCGGAAGGGTACTTCATTACGATTGCGAGTCTGGCAGGCACCAATTTCTTCGAGAACGGAGCTGCCTATAATGCCAGCAAGTTCGGTTTGGTAGGCTTCACGCAGGCCGTTATGCTCGATCTGCGTAAAGAAGGCATCAAAGTATCGACCATCATGCCGGGTTCTGTGGCTACCTATTTCAATGACCACCAGCCCAGCGACAAAGATGCCTGGAAAATCCAGCCCGAAGACATTGGCCAGATCGTTTCCGATTTACTGAAAATGAACCCTCGTACGTTACCCAGCAAAATTGAGGTACGCCCTACCCGACCAGGCGGGAAGTAA
- a CDS encoding exo-beta-N-acetylmuramidase NamZ domain-containing protein, protein MTVEFGVDIFLKQAAHYQHQRLALVTNQAATTAAYVPSRQALLSAGYQIVKLFSPEHGLEAIGEDGLLMPNGLDALTGLPIISLYGNKLQPSAVDLADVDAVILDLPDVGCRFYTYLWTLTYIMEACTLHQKPLILLDRPNPISGRMELAEGPLLNERVCSSFIGRWRMPLRHSCTFGELAMYWQRQRMSTLHLTISKAEGWHREAFSRDWKPSFVPTSPAMVNAEAALLYPGLGLLEATNLSEGRGTATPFQIAGAPWLKANQVTTQFNELGLSGIIGRAITFTPQSGKYAGQLCRGVMFHVMDAASFKPVLSGLLFIKLVYDHQPDDFTWATYPTHVNPSGKHHLDKLLGIPDSESLFEFPIAEFTKTLHKLLICEAWVGEIRPYLLY, encoded by the coding sequence ATGACAGTCGAATTTGGCGTAGATATTTTTCTAAAACAAGCAGCTCACTATCAACACCAACGTTTGGCACTCGTCACCAATCAGGCGGCTACAACTGCGGCTTATGTACCATCACGGCAGGCGTTACTTTCTGCTGGCTACCAAATCGTTAAGCTATTTTCTCCTGAACATGGCTTGGAAGCAATTGGCGAGGATGGCCTGTTGATGCCTAATGGACTTGATGCCTTAACTGGCCTACCAATTATCAGTTTATACGGTAACAAGCTTCAACCTTCAGCTGTAGATTTAGCCGATGTGGATGCTGTTATCTTGGACTTACCTGACGTCGGTTGTCGCTTTTACACATACTTGTGGACGCTCACGTACATCATGGAAGCCTGTACGCTCCACCAGAAGCCGTTAATTCTCCTTGATAGGCCCAATCCTATTTCGGGGCGCATGGAGTTGGCAGAAGGGCCGTTATTAAATGAGCGTGTATGTTCTTCATTCATTGGCCGGTGGCGTATGCCATTGCGCCACTCCTGTACGTTTGGCGAACTGGCCATGTATTGGCAACGGCAACGAATGTCTACCTTACATCTCACGATTAGTAAAGCAGAAGGCTGGCATCGGGAAGCGTTTTCGAGGGATTGGAAGCCGTCTTTTGTACCAACTTCACCCGCTATGGTCAATGCCGAAGCGGCTTTATTGTATCCCGGTTTAGGTCTGCTCGAAGCTACCAACCTCAGCGAAGGTCGCGGCACGGCAACGCCCTTTCAAATCGCGGGAGCACCCTGGCTGAAGGCCAATCAAGTAACTACTCAGTTCAATGAATTGGGCTTATCAGGCATTATCGGACGAGCCATTACATTTACACCACAAAGTGGCAAATACGCAGGACAACTATGCCGGGGAGTCATGTTTCATGTTATGGATGCAGCTAGCTTCAAACCCGTTTTGTCTGGACTGCTTTTCATCAAACTAGTCTATGATCACCAGCCAGATGACTTTACATGGGCGACCTATCCAACCCACGTCAATCCGAGCGGAAAACATCATCTGGATAAGCTGTTAGGCATTCCCGATTCGGAATCACTTTTTGAGTTCCCTATTGCAGAGTTCACAAAAACGCTTCACAAACTGCTGATTTGTGAAGCGTGGGTTGGCGAGATAAGGCCGTATTTGTTGTACTGA
- a CDS encoding SgcJ/EcaC family oxidoreductase, which translates to MKSTTELTKATTANSEEIAIRWVFEQLATAWNTGNAKAFAELLTDDCDHVTFAGQHIKGREENQQIHYDLFTSWALKGSTMHTGPEQASIAFLSNTIAISHSTGTIQLRFQKKPPLDRLSIQTMVLIKINGQWKIRAFHNCRIQKPGLFQRLLMALKRN; encoded by the coding sequence ATGAAATCAACGACAGAACTAACAAAAGCAACTACGGCTAACTCGGAAGAGATCGCTATTCGTTGGGTCTTTGAACAACTGGCAACTGCCTGGAATACAGGAAACGCCAAGGCCTTTGCCGAATTGCTAACCGATGACTGTGACCATGTTACGTTTGCCGGACAACACATAAAAGGTAGAGAAGAAAATCAGCAGATACACTATGATCTATTTACCTCATGGGCCCTAAAAGGTTCAACCATGCACACAGGACCTGAACAGGCTTCGATAGCTTTCCTGAGCAATACAATAGCCATTTCTCATTCTACTGGCACCATTCAACTTCGTTTCCAGAAAAAGCCGCCGTTGGACCGACTTTCCATTCAAACGATGGTCTTGATTAAAATCAATGGACAGTGGAAAATTAGGGCTTTTCACAATTGTCGTATTCAAAAACCGGGCTTATTTCAGCGATTGCTCATGGCCTTAAAACGCAACTAA
- a CDS encoding GNAT family N-acetyltransferase, which translates to MTTSLICFPLSIGQLRPWREGDEESLVRHASNRHIWNNVRDFFPYPYTPRDAHSWVRSNKSYQQPNNLAVEIDGQAVGNIGFTVKDDIYRYNAEIGYWISEDYWGRGVMTQAVPIITNYIFQNFQVNRIFACVLEGNIGSMRVLETAGYTHEAIHRKAAVKNNQYLDEHIFSILRSEHRELNSSTTKR; encoded by the coding sequence TTGACTACTTCGTTGATCTGCTTTCCTCTTTCTATCGGCCAACTTCGTCCCTGGCGCGAGGGTGATGAAGAGTCGTTGGTTCGGCATGCCAGCAATCGGCATATCTGGAACAATGTTCGCGACTTTTTTCCGTATCCATACACGCCCCGCGATGCACATTCATGGGTACGCTCCAACAAATCCTATCAACAGCCTAACAACCTGGCGGTAGAAATAGATGGGCAAGCGGTTGGTAATATAGGCTTTACGGTAAAGGATGATATTTACCGATACAATGCCGAAATCGGGTATTGGATCAGCGAAGATTACTGGGGGAGGGGTGTTATGACCCAGGCTGTACCGATTATAACAAATTATATCTTTCAGAATTTCCAGGTTAATCGCATCTTTGCATGCGTGTTGGAGGGGAATATTGGCTCGATGCGCGTACTTGAAACTGCCGGATATACACATGAAGCAATTCATCGGAAAGCAGCGGTTAAAAACAATCAGTATTTAGACGAACATATTTTTTCTATCCTCCGCTCTGAACATCGAGAGTTAAATTCCTCAACCACTAAGCGTTAG
- a CDS encoding ankyrin repeat domain-containing protein, giving the protein MSFYSYPPDYLLFDAARKGDVATINQLTASGVDVNIQDEKGFSPLILAAYGGHLDATKVLLDTKADVNGQDASGNTALMGVSFKGYPEIARLLIEHGADLNLQNGNGGTALMFATLFGRNQLVKVLLEAGADTSILDNRGLSARDLAIQQGNEEALQLL; this is encoded by the coding sequence ATGTCTTTTTATTCGTACCCTCCCGACTATTTACTTTTTGATGCCGCTCGAAAAGGCGATGTTGCTACTATTAATCAGCTGACTGCTTCTGGCGTCGATGTGAATATACAGGATGAAAAAGGTTTCTCACCCTTGATTTTAGCTGCCTATGGCGGCCATCTGGACGCCACTAAGGTCTTGTTGGATACCAAGGCTGATGTGAATGGGCAGGACGCGAGTGGTAATACGGCATTAATGGGCGTTTCGTTCAAAGGGTATCCCGAGATTGCCCGCCTGCTAATTGAGCACGGGGCTGACTTGAACCTGCAAAATGGAAATGGGGGTACCGCGCTGATGTTCGCTACATTATTTGGCCGGAATCAGCTAGTGAAAGTACTACTCGAGGCAGGAGCAGATACGTCCATTTTAGATAATCGCGGGCTGAGCGCTCGTGATCTGGCTATTCAGCAGGGAAATGAGGAAGCGTTGCAACTGTTGTAA
- a CDS encoding translation initiation factor, giving the protein MSKKNRPVGVVYSTDPNFQYQSDEQPEAETLPPAQQTLKIWLVKLGGNKVVTAIRGFIGTDADLADLGKQLKSACGAGGSSKEDEILIQGDHRDKALAWLTGKGYKAKKAGG; this is encoded by the coding sequence ATGAGCAAGAAAAACCGACCTGTCGGGGTAGTCTATTCCACTGATCCCAACTTTCAATACCAGTCCGATGAACAGCCTGAAGCCGAAACATTGCCTCCAGCCCAGCAGACACTTAAAATCTGGCTGGTGAAGTTGGGGGGTAACAAAGTAGTGACAGCAATACGAGGCTTTATCGGCACCGATGCTGATTTAGCGGACTTAGGAAAACAACTCAAATCGGCCTGTGGAGCGGGTGGTTCTAGTAAAGAAGATGAAATCCTGATTCAGGGCGACCACCGGGATAAGGCTCTGGCGTGGCTTACCGGTAAAGGCTACAAAGCAAAAAAAGCGGGAGGTTAA
- a CDS encoding FAD-dependent oxidoreductase — protein MQQAHQNQRVLTTRCCIVGGGPAGMMLGFLLARSGVEVIILEKHKDFLRDFRGDTIHPSTLELLVELGLLDEFLKLPHQELRAVHATIEGKTIPIADFAHLPTTCKFIAFMPQWDFLNFLADKARQFPTFHLHLETEATDLIEESGKVVGVRATSPTGELEIRADLVVGTDGRKSIIREKAGLTVQDFGVPIDVLWMRIPKDPALGEQSLGYFKSGQFMVLIDRQDYSQCGYIIPKGQFEPLKQRGIAALQADILSLAPFVGNYVKELKTWDQISLLTVKIDRLRQWYKPGLLCIGDAAHAMSPAGGVGVNMAIQDAVAAANQLTASLQKGPVTSAELDRIQRRRLWPVRIIQSGQIFVHKRLINASVTNPATFPPVILWLFKHVSLIRRLPAYLIGVGPRPEHIRMK, from the coding sequence ATGCAACAGGCTCACCAAAATCAGAGAGTACTTACAACACGTTGCTGTATTGTGGGCGGTGGCCCAGCTGGTATGATGCTGGGTTTTCTATTGGCCCGGTCGGGGGTAGAGGTGATTATCCTGGAAAAACATAAAGATTTCCTGCGCGATTTTCGGGGTGATACCATTCACCCATCCACGCTGGAATTACTGGTTGAACTGGGTTTGTTAGATGAGTTCCTTAAACTTCCTCATCAGGAACTACGGGCGGTTCATGCAACCATTGAGGGAAAAACTATTCCGATCGCCGATTTTGCTCACTTACCCACAACCTGCAAGTTCATTGCCTTCATGCCCCAGTGGGACTTCCTGAACTTCCTGGCCGACAAAGCCAGGCAATTCCCGACGTTTCATCTGCACCTGGAAACCGAAGCCACTGATCTGATTGAGGAAAGTGGGAAGGTCGTAGGTGTGCGAGCTACTTCACCCACGGGTGAATTGGAAATACGGGCCGATTTAGTCGTGGGCACCGATGGCCGCAAGTCTATCATCAGGGAAAAAGCGGGCCTGACAGTTCAGGATTTTGGGGTTCCGATTGATGTATTGTGGATGCGGATTCCGAAAGATCCTGCGCTCGGCGAACAGTCATTAGGGTATTTTAAATCGGGCCAGTTCATGGTTCTGATTGACCGTCAGGATTATTCCCAATGTGGCTATATCATTCCGAAAGGTCAATTTGAGCCATTAAAACAACGGGGTATTGCGGCCTTACAAGCCGATATTCTGAGCCTGGCCCCGTTCGTCGGCAACTATGTAAAGGAATTAAAAACCTGGGATCAAATCAGTCTGCTGACCGTCAAAATTGACCGTTTACGGCAATGGTATAAACCGGGCCTCTTGTGCATTGGCGATGCCGCTCACGCCATGTCGCCAGCGGGTGGTGTGGGGGTCAACATGGCCATTCAGGATGCCGTTGCTGCGGCTAATCAACTGACAGCTTCGCTTCAAAAGGGCCCTGTTACTAGTGCCGAATTAGACCGTATTCAACGCCGACGTCTGTGGCCGGTTCGAATTATTCAATCGGGACAAATTTTCGTTCACAAGCGGCTGATCAATGCCTCAGTAACCAACCCGGCTACTTTTCCCCCAGTCATTCTCTGGTTGTTCAAACACGTATCGTTGATCCGTCGCTTGCCCGCTTACCTGATTGGTGTTGGCCCGCGGCCCGAGCATATTCGTATGAAATAA
- a CDS encoding efflux RND transporter periplasmic adaptor subunit, which produces MKSFFNLTISVATAAGIAACSTASSDNKTTAAKEPEAQQVAVTTVQELQPSKRVTLPGELKPWNRVNMYAKVKGFVRDISVDRGTLVRKGQVLARLDAPEVISELSQAQAQVQAQEATLVEQTTRARASRLTYNRLLQTAKMEGAVSANEIDQALARMQGDSAMVAVARGTVQAARSNYQAKTELRQYLTITAPFDGMVIERNISPGALVGAGDSGKPLFVLEDSRTLRLTVAIPESFANQLKAKSAVSFTVNAMPNRQFKAKLARSAQSLVEANRSMMAEFDVANPGHELKAGMYAEVLMPIERTGKTMFVPTTSVVSSSEKMFVIKVNDNRAQWVSVQKGNVLDSLVEVFGDVQPGMTIVKTASEEIRDGQEVKSVKK; this is translated from the coding sequence ATGAAATCGTTTTTTAATCTAACCATATCTGTCGCCACTGCTGCCGGAATTGCCGCCTGCTCGACGGCCAGCAGCGATAATAAAACGACTGCCGCGAAAGAACCCGAAGCCCAGCAGGTTGCGGTGACGACTGTGCAGGAATTACAACCCAGCAAACGCGTTACCTTGCCCGGCGAATTGAAGCCCTGGAATCGGGTGAACATGTACGCCAAAGTGAAAGGTTTTGTGCGCGATATTTCGGTGGATCGGGGAACGCTGGTTCGCAAAGGGCAGGTGCTGGCCCGACTCGATGCGCCCGAAGTGATTTCGGAGTTGAGCCAGGCACAGGCGCAGGTTCAGGCGCAGGAAGCTACGTTGGTGGAGCAAACAACTCGTGCTCGTGCCAGCCGATTAACGTATAACCGCTTGCTACAAACGGCGAAGATGGAAGGTGCTGTATCAGCGAATGAAATCGATCAGGCACTGGCCAGAATGCAGGGCGACAGTGCCATGGTAGCCGTAGCGAGGGGTACGGTTCAGGCTGCCCGGTCGAACTACCAGGCCAAAACCGAACTTCGGCAATACCTCACTATTACGGCTCCTTTCGATGGTATGGTAATTGAACGGAACATCAGTCCTGGTGCCTTAGTTGGTGCAGGCGATAGTGGCAAGCCGTTGTTCGTACTGGAAGACAGTCGGACGTTGCGGTTGACGGTGGCCATTCCGGAGTCGTTTGCCAATCAGCTAAAGGCAAAAAGTGCCGTTTCCTTTACGGTGAACGCCATGCCTAACCGCCAGTTCAAAGCGAAACTGGCCCGTTCTGCCCAAAGTCTGGTCGAAGCCAATCGCTCTATGATGGCTGAATTTGACGTTGCCAATCCCGGCCACGAACTGAAAGCGGGTATGTACGCTGAAGTGTTAATGCCAATCGAACGAACGGGCAAAACCATGTTCGTGCCTACAACATCGGTGGTTAGCTCCAGCGAAAAAATGTTTGTGATCAAAGTCAACGACAACCGGGCGCAATGGGTATCGGTACAAAAAGGCAACGTGCTGGATAGCTTAGTCGAAGTCTTTGGCGATGTACAACCCGGCATGACCATTGTGAAAACCGCTTCCGAAGAAATTCGGGACGGTCAGGAAGTAAAGAGTGTGAAGAAGTAG
- a CDS encoding FAD-binding oxidoreductase — protein MNVDFLIVGQGVAGSVLAWTLDQRGCSVILADDPALPSASSVAAGIVNPLTGRKLVHTWKANELFPFLHQFYSGIEQELNVRFFHPKNIYRPFRSLAEQTSYLAIANDPDVQQYVSKAVDNQVYSQFITNPFGGLEVTQAGWLDLTEFVRIIKGYFIKKNQYFEGYVRVEDLKISETTTDYQGLTIGKVIFCDGVQARENSLFDWLPYNPVKGQLLTAVAENYSIKNIVNQGIFILPVRDGLLKIGATYSWHDLDWQTTDDGRAFLESKVRELLKVPYQVVAQQAGIRPSTKDRRPFIGLHPTQPAVGIFGGMGTKGVSLAPYLAEQFSRHLLDGEDLEPEANISRYVSL, from the coding sequence ATGAACGTTGATTTTTTGATTGTGGGTCAGGGTGTGGCCGGGTCGGTGCTGGCCTGGACGCTTGATCAGCGTGGTTGCTCGGTTATACTCGCCGACGATCCTGCCCTTCCCTCGGCGTCGTCGGTAGCCGCTGGCATCGTCAATCCGCTCACGGGCCGCAAACTCGTTCATACCTGGAAGGCCAACGAGTTATTTCCCTTTCTGCATCAGTTTTATTCGGGTATTGAACAGGAACTCAACGTCCGCTTCTTTCATCCAAAAAATATTTATCGCCCATTCCGCTCACTTGCTGAACAAACGAGCTATTTGGCAATAGCAAATGACCCTGATGTGCAACAATATGTTTCTAAAGCTGTTGATAACCAGGTGTATAGTCAGTTTATTACTAATCCGTTTGGAGGGCTTGAAGTAACCCAGGCTGGCTGGTTGGATTTAACGGAGTTCGTCAGAATTATAAAGGGTTATTTTATAAAAAAAAATCAATATTTTGAAGGGTATGTCCGTGTTGAAGATCTGAAAATCAGCGAGACTACTACCGACTATCAGGGGCTTACTATCGGGAAAGTTATATTTTGTGATGGGGTTCAAGCCCGCGAGAATTCATTATTTGACTGGCTTCCGTACAATCCTGTGAAAGGGCAGCTTCTGACGGCGGTTGCGGAGAATTACTCTATTAAGAACATAGTTAATCAGGGAATTTTTATTTTGCCTGTTCGGGATGGGTTGTTGAAGATTGGTGCTACCTATAGCTGGCATGACCTGGATTGGCAAACAACGGACGATGGTCGTGCGTTTTTAGAGTCGAAAGTACGCGAGCTTTTGAAAGTTCCGTACCAGGTGGTAGCGCAGCAGGCCGGTATCCGTCCGTCGACCAAAGATCGGCGACCGTTTATTGGCTTACATCCAACCCAACCGGCGGTTGGTATTTTTGGAGGTATGGGTACAAAAGGGGTATCACTGGCTCCGTATTTGGCTGAACAGTTTTCCCGTCATTTACTAGATGGCGAAGATTTGGAGCCGGAAGCGAATATTAGCCGCTATGTTTCGTTATAG
- the cmk gene encoding (d)CMP kinase: protein MPKIVIAIDGYSSCGKSTTAKAVAAQMGYGYIDTGAMYRAVSLYFMQEHVALSSEKEVTEALEKIHITFKHNTRTGRNETYLNGLNVEEEIRKMYISNIVSEVSAIPEVRWAMVAQQQKMGRRRGLVMDGRDIGTKVFPDAEVKVFMTADTYTRAKRRQQELLAKGELVNLQDIINNLEKRDRIDTTRAESPLVQAPDAVLLDTSHMTIEEQVDWVIELADHRLAELHRKRERKLLMK, encoded by the coding sequence ATGCCGAAGATAGTGATTGCAATTGACGGATATTCCAGTTGTGGAAAAAGCACAACGGCTAAGGCGGTGGCCGCCCAGATGGGCTATGGATATATTGACACTGGAGCAATGTACCGCGCTGTTAGCCTGTATTTTATGCAGGAACATGTTGCACTTTCTAGTGAGAAAGAAGTAACAGAAGCCCTCGAAAAAATCCACATTACGTTTAAGCATAATACCCGTACGGGCAGGAACGAAACTTACCTGAATGGCCTGAACGTAGAGGAGGAAATTCGGAAAATGTACATCTCCAATATTGTAAGCGAGGTGAGTGCCATTCCTGAAGTGCGTTGGGCTATGGTGGCACAACAGCAGAAAATGGGCCGCCGTCGGGGACTGGTTATGGATGGCCGGGATATTGGAACAAAGGTGTTCCCGGACGCTGAAGTGAAGGTGTTTATGACGGCCGATACCTACACCCGGGCCAAACGCCGACAGCAGGAACTATTGGCGAAAGGAGAACTGGTTAATCTTCAGGATATAATCAATAATTTAGAGAAACGGGATCGTATTGATACAACCCGCGCCGAAAGCCCACTTGTACAGGCGCCTGATGCCGTGTTGTTGGATACATCGCATATGACCATCGAAGAACAGGTTGACTGGGTCATTGAACTCGCCGACCATCGTCTGGCCGAACTTCATCGTAAGCGGGAACGAAAGTTACTGATGAAGTAG
- a CDS encoding LytTR family DNA-binding domain-containing protein: MVLPLRTILVDDESLAISRLRRLLDKHRDAVDIIGEAPNGAEGLTLIEAERPDLIFLDIEMPLLNGFEMLSRLTAMPMVVFATAFNQYAIRAFEENSIDYLLKPIEADRLNRTIQKIKLLTERSETIQTTQNPMTESVMRLLAQMQPKKEVYSISVKTGEKIKLIPLSDIAYFEAEDKYVFLSTIDGQKFLTTYTLTTLNEKLPDTFVRVSRSVMVNRHKIVEIHRHFDGKFMLAMGDKKGTKLTSGSTYGDAVRQLMEL, encoded by the coding sequence ATGGTACTCCCCTTACGAACGATCCTCGTCGACGACGAATCACTAGCCATTAGTCGACTGCGCCGTCTTTTAGATAAACACCGCGATGCGGTTGATATTATAGGTGAAGCTCCTAATGGGGCCGAAGGATTAACACTGATCGAAGCCGAGCGTCCGGATCTGATTTTCCTGGACATCGAAATGCCTTTACTCAACGGCTTCGAGATGCTCTCCCGACTGACAGCCATGCCGATGGTCGTGTTTGCCACTGCGTTCAACCAGTACGCTATTCGGGCGTTTGAAGAAAACTCCATCGACTATCTGCTGAAGCCCATCGAAGCAGATCGCCTAAATCGTACTATCCAGAAAATCAAACTATTAACTGAACGAAGCGAAACGATTCAAACGACGCAAAACCCAATGACCGAGAGCGTTATGCGGCTTCTGGCGCAGATGCAACCAAAGAAAGAAGTTTACTCGATCTCGGTGAAAACAGGTGAAAAAATCAAATTGATTCCCCTCTCAGACATCGCCTACTTTGAAGCCGAAGATAAATATGTCTTCCTGTCTACGATAGATGGCCAGAAATTCCTGACGACCTATACATTGACAACACTGAACGAAAAATTACCCGATACTTTCGTCCGGGTCAGTCGATCAGTTATGGTTAACCGGCATAAAATCGTCGAAATTCATCGCCATTTCGACGGCAAATTCATGCTGGCCATGGGCGACAAAAAAGGAACAAAATTAACCAGCGGTAGCACGTACGGCGATGCCGTTCGGCAGTTAATGGAACTTTAA
- a CDS encoding histidine kinase, translating into MTREQLIGTIGKNGRRLNMMGSDLAHFDFSGLDLTQADFRFSNLDKANFSGAILRGADLSFSNLSGATFANADLYEANLNFCSLENVDLNGANVEGATFNFAGRSKYRNPAAESLPEQITLTTILQKSGWGTLIGMFLGALLVYGCNAIIYFTNLIINAKDPTMAGLYRFLIVQNMTNGAVVFLLTWALSGWLSRQFPAIWQRHLVVSFAVLVSIFAVNTGLYFVLLKPYVDELMKRPGIIEETAPWYIYMAGDLLIANIFLYVLQQGRQLTRKLSEQEFQLLNMEKLKTRAELDALQAKINPHFLYNALNSIASLVHDDPDKAEEMTLLLSKLFRYSTGRDGELFATLADELEMVRTYLKVEQVRFGNRLTFSVEVSDPALNDLKLPQFLLQPIVENAIKHGIAKRADSGRIDVRIYEKNGELNLCVHDNGPAFPDDMDGGYGLRSIQDKLKLLYGDDARVELQNWPLKQVLLSILMTKIQSSHASLTPEA; encoded by the coding sequence ATGACCCGCGAACAACTCATCGGTACGATTGGTAAAAATGGCCGACGACTCAATATGATGGGCTCAGACCTAGCTCACTTTGATTTCAGTGGCCTTGATCTGACCCAGGCTGATTTTCGTTTTTCAAACCTCGACAAGGCTAATTTTAGCGGAGCCATTCTCCGGGGGGCCGATCTGAGTTTTTCAAACCTAAGTGGCGCTACGTTTGCCAATGCTGATTTATACGAAGCAAACCTGAATTTCTGCTCACTGGAAAATGTCGACCTGAACGGGGCCAATGTGGAAGGAGCTACGTTCAATTTCGCCGGACGTAGTAAATACCGGAATCCAGCGGCAGAATCCCTCCCTGAGCAAATTACGCTGACGACTATTCTGCAAAAATCAGGCTGGGGAACGCTCATTGGCATGTTTCTGGGCGCCCTGCTTGTGTATGGATGCAACGCAATCATCTATTTCACCAACCTGATTATCAACGCCAAAGACCCCACAATGGCGGGCCTTTATCGGTTTCTGATCGTTCAGAATATGACCAATGGGGCCGTTGTATTTCTCTTAACATGGGCATTGTCAGGTTGGCTTAGCCGTCAATTCCCGGCCATCTGGCAACGGCATCTGGTGGTTAGTTTTGCGGTTTTGGTCAGCATTTTCGCCGTCAATACGGGCTTATATTTTGTATTACTCAAGCCATACGTCGACGAATTAATGAAGCGGCCAGGAATTATTGAGGAAACGGCTCCCTGGTACATCTATATGGCGGGCGATTTGCTAATCGCCAATATCTTCCTGTATGTGCTGCAACAGGGTCGCCAGCTTACCCGAAAATTATCGGAGCAGGAGTTCCAGTTGCTCAATATGGAAAAGCTCAAAACCCGCGCTGAACTGGATGCATTGCAGGCTAAAATCAATCCCCACTTCCTGTACAACGCTCTTAACAGCATTGCCAGTTTAGTGCACGATGATCCTGATAAAGCGGAAGAAATGACGCTATTACTATCGAAACTCTTCCGGTATTCGACCGGGCGGGATGGTGAACTTTTCGCTACACTGGCCGACGAACTGGAGATGGTTCGGACCTATCTAAAAGTAGAACAGGTACGCTTTGGCAACCGACTTACGTTTAGCGTAGAAGTGTCTGATCCGGCGTTGAATGATCTAAAATTACCCCAGTTTCTATTGCAGCCCATTGTTGAAAACGCCATCAAACACGGGATTGCCAAACGCGCCGACTCGGGTCGGATCGATGTTCGGATCTACGAGAAAAACGGTGAATTAAACCTTTGTGTCCACGACAATGGCCCGGCTTTCCCCGACGATATGGATGGTGGCTACGGGCTGCGTAGTATTCAGGATAAACTTAAATTACTTTATGGCGACGACGCTCGGGTTGAACTACAGAACTGGCCCCTCAAACAGGTTCTGCTATCCATCCTGATGACCAAAATTCAAAGTAGTCACGCTTCGTTAACGCCTGAAGCTTAA